DNA from Nocardioides seonyuensis:
CGGCCTGCTGGTGATCTCCGGGGCGTTCCCGCAGGTCGCCGTGCTCGTCGCGATGGTGCCGTTCAACGCCACGCTGCTGCTCTTCGGGCAGACCGAGATGGTCGGCCACCTGCCGGTGTACGGCGTCTTCCTGGCGCTGCTGGTCTACGGGTCGAACGCCGAGACCGCCGGCGCGGTGCGCTGGCTGCCGTCCCGGGTCGCTCACCGCGCCGTGCCTGCTGTCGCTGCCTGACCGCGCGGTCGCTGCTCGGCTCAGAGCAGGCGGCCGCAGTGTGGCCACGGGGAGCGTCCGCGCGACTTGTAGAGCAGCTTGGCGCGGTAGGTCTGCTCGCCGGCGGAGGCGTGGGTGGGGAGGCCGGAGCCGCCCACGCTGTTCCACGTGCCGACGTTGAACTGGTAGAGCCCGTAGTAGCCGGCCGGGTTGACGGCCTTGGGGTTGCCGCCGGACTCGCAGTTGGCGAGAGCGCCCCAGTTGAGGCCGTCGGTGCCGGGGACGGTGAAGGGCTTGCGGCCGACGAGCACGCGGCGCGGGCGCGGGTCCTTGACCAGCTTGCGCTTGACCACCTTGTACTTCACGGGCTCGCCGTTGTGGAACGTGCGGAGCGCGACGACCTTGCGGACGCCGGGCTTGCCCTGCTGCACGACCTTGCGCTTGCCGGGCTTGAGCTGGGTCGTGGGGACCTCGACGACGCGCGGCTGGACCCGCTTGCGCTTGGTCGCCCGCTCCTTGTCGACAGCGACCAGGCGTACGACGTCGCCGTGGCGCAGCCGCTTCCGGTCGCCCTTGACCTTGCGTCCGTCGCGCTTGACCCGGACCAGGTCGTTGCCGTCGACGGCGATGGCGTGGGTCTTGAGCAGCTTGGTGGGCCAGGTGCGGGCCGCGGTCGCGACGTCGACGGGCGCCTGGTCGGCGACCTTGATGCGTACGACGACCGGGTCGCCGGTCGGCTCCGCGGCGGCAGCGCTGCCGGGCACGAGAGTCAGCGCGAGAGCGGCGGTGGCGGTGCTGGCGGCGAGTGCGCGCAGGCGAGTGGACCGGTTGGACTGGGCAGGTGTGGTGGTGGCACGCACGTGCTTCGGACC
Protein-coding regions in this window:
- a CDS encoding resuscitation-promoting factor, whose product is MRATTTPAQSNRSTRLRALAASTATAALALTLVPGSAAAAEPTGDPVVVRIKVADQAPVDVATAARTWPTKLLKTHAIAVDGNDLVRVKRDGRKVKGDRKRLRHGDVVRLVAVDKERATKRKRVQPRVVEVPTTQLKPGKRKVVQQGKPGVRKVVALRTFHNGEPVKYKVVKRKLVKDPRPRRVLVGRKPFTVPGTDGLNWGALANCESGGNPKAVNPAGYYGLYQFNVGTWNSVGGSGLPTHASAGEQTYRAKLLYKSRGRSPWPHCGRLL